The following are encoded in a window of Lates calcarifer isolate ASB-BC8 linkage group LG20, TLL_Latcal_v3, whole genome shotgun sequence genomic DNA:
- the LOC108893442 gene encoding ATP-sensitive inward rectifier potassium channel 1-like: MVSVSSSRMFQLLQGHIQPAGHRSCKTRLVTKDGRCNIEFGNIEYGNHFAYLVDFWTTFVEIRWRFVLLLFVASFTGSWFIFSLLWYWIAKSNGDLSGQNRTDGHVQCIDNVNGLTTAFLYSLETQTTIGYGGRALTGHCAGTVALIIVQSLIGVFINCFMCGIILAKISLPKKRAKTVTFSSTAVICLKKGSLCLLIRVANLRKTLLIGSQIYGKLLRTTTTPDGETIILDQVDVDFMVDAGKDNLFFVCPLTLYHVINRSSPFYELSADSLPQQDFELVVFLDGTSESTSSSCQVRTSYIPQEIQWGYTFLPIISRTKTGKYQVDFSNFSKSVRVTTPHCVHCFETDTDQRNHNSHNHQKIGIDNLGFQVIDIHDSVDITKM; the protein is encoded by the exons ATGGTCTCAGTCAGCAG CTCCAGGATGTTCCAGCTGCTCCAGGGTCACATCCAGCCGGCTGGACACCGAAGTTGCAAAACCCGCCTGGTCACCAAAGATGGGCGCTGCAACATTGAGTTTGGGAACATTGAATACGGTAACCACTTTGCGTACCTGGTGGACTTCTGGACCACCTTTGTGGAGATCCGCTGGCGCTTTGTTCTCCTCCTGTTTGTGGCTTCATTCACAGGAAGCTGGTTCATCTTCAGCCTGCTGTGGTACTGGATCGCAAAGAGCAATGGCGATCTGTCTGGACAGAACCGCACAGATGGACACGTCCAGTGTATAGACAATGTTAACGGCCTCACGACGGCATTCCTCTACTCCTTAGAGACCCAAACCACTATTGGCTATGGTGGTAGGGCGCTGACTGGGCACTGTGCTGGCACAGTGGCTCTAATTATCGTCCAGTCTCTGATCGGAGTCTTTATCAACTGCTTCATGTGTGGCATCATCCTGGCCAAGATCTCCTTACCCAAAAAAAGGGCAAAGACTGTCACCTTCAGCAGCACAGCTGTCATCTGTTTGAAGAAAGGCAGTCTGTGTCTCCTGATCAGAGTGGCCAACCTTCGAAAGACCTTACTGATCGGCAGCCAGATCTACGGCAAGCTGCTCAGGACAACAACCACACCAGACGGAGAGACCATCATTCTGGACCAGGTGGATGTTGACTTTATGGTTGATGCTGGCAAGGataacttgttttttgtttgcccTCTGACTCTCTATCACGTGATTAACAGATCAAGCCCATTCTACGAGCTGTCAGCCGAcagcctcccccagcaggactTTGAGTTGGTGGTCTTTTTGGACGGGACATCCGAGtccaccagctcctcctgtcAAGTCCGAACCTCCTACATCCCACAGGAGATTCAGTGGGGGTACACTTTTCTGCCCATCATCTCCCGCACCAAGACGGGAAAGTACCAGGTGGATTTCTCGAACTTTTCCAAAAGCGTCCGGGTCACCACGCCGCACTGCGTCCACTGCTTTGAAACCGACACGGACCAGAGAAATCACAACAGCCACAACCATCAGAAGATTGGGATTGACAATCTGGGGTTTCAGGTGATTGACATTCACGATTCTGTGGACATCACTAAGATGTGA
- the foxred1 gene encoding FAD-dependent oxidoreductase domain-containing protein 1, with protein MSTWRRLHVKVRAAQGLLTSSSRRPTEQHTWLQGHFTLCRGLSTGGPLRNDFFKDLEAQLAAMRKKAADALPGSGWTPFEINPNLPPERADIVIVGGGVIGWSIAYWLKQKERVRGGLRVLVVERDPTYSQASTVLSAGGIRQQFSLPENILLSLASADFMRNINEHLGVLNEDPVDLQFNQSGYLFLASQEVAHIMEENYSTQRYAGAKVSLLSPTQLKEKFPWINTDGVVLASYGLENEGWFDPWTLLNAFKRKAVSMGVIPCYGEVTAFKYTINVMTTADGEQVDFRRIKSVKVQMPNTLEYQPVECAIVVNAAGAFSGKLTEMLGIGLSSEDTITGIPLPVEPRKRYVYVVHCPDGPGLDTPFLIDYSGIYFRREGLGGNYIAGASPEEAEEPDISNLEVDHQFFEDKIWPNLAHRVPAFEKLKVTSAWAGFYDYNTFDQNGIIGIHPVVNNMYFATGFSGHGLQHSPAVGRGMAELILDGDFKTLDLSAFSFRRILDQEPMLERNIV; from the exons ATGTCAACGTGGCGGCGGCTGCATGTGAAGGTGCGGGCGGCTCAGGGATTActtacctcctcctccagacgGCCGACAGAGCAGCACACATGGCTGCAGGGTCATTTTACGTTATGTCGAGGCCTGAGCACGGGTGGACCTCTGAGAAATGACTTCTTCAAAG ACCTGGAGGCGCAGCTGGCAGCCATGAGGAAGAAGGCGGCGGACGCACTGCCCGGCAGCGGCTGGACCCCCTTTGAGATCAACCCGAACCTTCCTCCAGAGAGGGCCGACATCGTGATCGTTGGTGGCGGTGTGATCGGCTGGTCCATCGCCTACTGGCTGAAGCAGAAGGAGAGGGTGCGAGGAGGGTTGAGAGTTCTGGTAGTGGAGAGGGACCCAACG TACTCCCAGGCCTCCACGGTGCTCTCTGCCGGGGGGATCCGACAGCAGTTCTCCCTGCCTGAgaacatcctcctctccttgGCCTCCGCAGACTTCATGAGGAACATCAAT GAACACCTCGGCGTGTTGAACGAAGACCCGGTGGACCTGCAGTTCAACCAGTCGGGATACCTCTTCCTGGCCAGCCAGGAGGTGGCTCACATCATGGAGGAAAACTACAGCACCCAGAG GTATGCTGGAGCCAAGgtttcacttctctctcctACACAACTAAAGGAGAAATTTCCCTGGATAAACACAGATGGTGTGGTGCTCGCTTCGTACG GGTTGGAGAACGAGGGCTGGTTTGACCCCTGGACGCTGCTGAACGCCTTCAAGAGGAAGGCAGTCTCAATGGGAGTCATCCCGTGCTATGGAGAAGTTACAG cttttaaatacacaataaatgtGATGACAACTGCTGATGGAGAACAAGTGGACTTCAGGAGAATAAAATCTGTCaaa GTGCAGATGCCCAACACCCTGGAGTACCAGCCAGTGGAATGTGCCATTGTTGTGAATGCAGCGGGAGCCTTTTCTGGTAAACTGACAGAGATGCTGGGAAttggcctcagctctgaagaCACCATCACTGGAATTCCTCTGCCTGTTGAGCCTCGGAAAAG ATATGTGTATGTAGTCCACTGTCCTGATGGTCCAGGTCTAGACACTCCCTTCTTGATCGATTACTCCGGAATTTACTTCAGACGAGAGGGGTTAGGAGGGAACTATATCGCTGGAGCATCGCCTGAGGAG GCAGAGGAGCCAGACATCAGTAATCTAGAGGTGGACCACCAGTTTTTTGAGGACAAGATTTGGCCCAACTTGGCCCATCGTGTTCCCGCTTTCGAGAAACTTAAG GTGACCAGCGCGTGGGCAGGCTTCTACGACTACAACACCTTCGACCAGAACGGCATTATCGGTATACACCCAGTGGTTAACAACATGTATTTTGCGACGGGCTTCAGTGGCCACGGCCTGCAGCACTCCCCTGCGGTGGGTCGAGGTATGGCAGAACTGATCCTGGATGGAGACTTTAAAACGCTGGACTTGAGTGCATTCAGCTTCAGACGGATTCTGGACCAGGAGCCCATGTTGGAAAGGAACATCGTGTAG